In the genome of Desulfovibrio sp. ZJ209, one region contains:
- a CDS encoding MFS transporter, which yields MAEQLVPIARMPLRARHWYIFAVASLEQLIGAALSTIAGIIIPLILLLGTPSLSAAEQGILGASGLVGIAVGSLFIGKLMDSMGYLVWFRLCPLIIAAGAGGVYFSDSFWPLAGSLFVIGLGVGGGYSLDSGYISEVMPAKWESFFVGLAKATCAVGFVGGAAYAYFLLKTDPTAAAWPDLILFVGGLGVLGFLLRLRWYQSPRWLMARGETKKAQEAARDFLGPRAEVLPLPKQDAGKPVSWGAMFRGENLDKVIFSGISWACEGLGVYGFGVFLPILVMALGLQGGADEGLPKVLDSVRTTIFINIFIGAGFAIGLAVLHKVNSVRLMGWTFVLCALSLAVLWAGHAWGWPVWVSFLAFVVFETALNAGPHLVTFIIPSKIYPVAERGAGMGIAAMLGKVGAILGVFFMPVLLSLGGITAVLLVSIAVQLMGAAVTFIYGKRLKLA from the coding sequence ATGGCAGAACAGCTCGTCCCCATCGCGCGGATGCCCCTGCGGGCCCGGCATTGGTACATCTTTGCCGTGGCCTCGCTGGAGCAGCTCATCGGCGCGGCGCTCTCCACCATCGCGGGCATCATCATCCCGCTCATCCTGCTCCTCGGCACGCCGTCACTCAGCGCCGCCGAGCAGGGCATCCTCGGCGCAAGCGGCCTCGTGGGCATCGCCGTGGGCTCGCTCTTCATCGGCAAGCTCATGGACAGCATGGGCTATCTCGTCTGGTTCCGCCTCTGCCCGCTGATCATCGCGGCCGGGGCCGGCGGGGTGTATTTCTCCGACAGCTTCTGGCCGCTCGCAGGCAGCCTCTTTGTCATCGGGCTCGGCGTGGGCGGCGGCTACAGCCTCGACTCGGGCTATATCTCCGAGGTGATGCCGGCCAAGTGGGAGAGCTTCTTCGTGGGCCTCGCCAAGGCCACCTGCGCCGTGGGCTTCGTGGGTGGCGCGGCGTATGCGTACTTTCTCCTCAAGACCGACCCCACGGCCGCGGCGTGGCCAGACCTCATCCTCTTCGTGGGCGGGCTCGGGGTGCTCGGGTTCCTGCTGCGCCTGCGCTGGTACCAGAGCCCGCGCTGGCTCATGGCCCGCGGCGAGACCAAAAAGGCCCAAGAGGCCGCGCGGGACTTTCTCGGGCCCCGCGCCGAGGTGCTCCCGCTGCCGAAACAGGACGCGGGCAAGCCGGTCTCCTGGGGGGCCATGTTCCGCGGCGAAAACCTCGACAAGGTCATCTTCAGCGGCATTTCCTGGGCCTGCGAGGGCCTGGGGGTCTATGGCTTCGGCGTGTTCCTGCCCATCCTCGTCATGGCCCTCGGGCTCCAGGGCGGCGCGGACGAGGGGCTGCCCAAGGTGCTCGACTCCGTGCGCACGACCATCTTCATCAATATCTTCATCGGCGCGGGCTTCGCCATCGGGCTTGCCGTGCTGCACAAGGTGAATTCCGTGCGTCTCATGGGCTGGACCTTCGTGCTCTGCGCGCTCTCGCTGGCCGTGCTCTGGGCCGGGCACGCGTGGGGCTGGCCGGTGTGGGTGAGCTTTTTGGCATTCGTGGTCTTTGAGACCGCGCTCAACGCCGGGCCGCACCTCGTCACCTTCATCATCCCCTCGAAGATCTACCCGGTGGCGGAGCGCGGCGCCGGCATGGGCATCGCCGCCATGCTCGGCAAGGTGGGGGCCATCCTCGGCGTGTTCTTCATGCCCGTGCTCCTGAGCCTCGGCGGCATAACGGCCGTGCTGCTGGTTTCCATCGCGGTGCAGCTCATGGGCGCGGCCGTGACCTTTATCTATGGCAAGCGCCTGAAGCTCGCGTGA
- a CDS encoding 3-phosphoshikimate 1-carboxyvinyltransferase has product MTDQNSTDAAEAPVIIPAPASKSLSHRYLIGAALADGESRVRHTLESADLERTRAILCEAGAKMEPLHEGDAGGAPTGWRVQGMAGAPRGGHGSPLACNVGESGTTCRLLTAVLAAGAGLFRIHGEGRMHERPIGELCDVLVRLGAGVTWEGKPGCPPFLLQACGLAPSLADGVVRVGMESSSQYFSGLLLAAPMCPSPLTLELAGRKAVSWPYVGLTLQCLTDFGIRFRVSMRARLSDPWESLTGTAWRNLRDAAPGCLRVTVWPGAYRPGDYVVEGDWSGASYFLAAGALGPRPVRVEGLRADSLQGDRAMLAILQKMGARVKVEPDAVTVSPTELHGVELDMGACPDLVPTVAVLAAFAKGSTRVRNVAHLRLKESDRIAAPAEELAKAGVTVDALSDGLLVSGMGGLAGHVRNRPDAPRLREGVTLSAHNDHRMAMSLALLGLRDPKLDVRARLDDPTVVRKSFPGFWELWSRLS; this is encoded by the coding sequence ATGACTGACCAGAACAGCACGGACGCGGCCGAAGCGCCGGTCATCATCCCGGCGCCGGCGTCCAAGTCCCTCTCGCACCGCTACCTCATCGGCGCGGCCCTGGCCGACGGCGAATCCCGTGTGCGCCACACCCTTGAAAGCGCGGACCTTGAGCGCACCCGCGCCATCCTCTGCGAGGCGGGCGCCAAAATGGAGCCCCTGCACGAGGGCGACGCCGGCGGCGCGCCGACGGGCTGGCGTGTTCAAGGCATGGCCGGCGCCCCGCGCGGGGGCCACGGGAGCCCGCTCGCCTGCAACGTGGGCGAATCCGGCACCACCTGCCGCCTGCTCACCGCCGTTCTCGCCGCGGGCGCGGGCCTGTTCCGCATCCATGGCGAGGGCCGCATGCACGAGCGCCCCATCGGCGAGCTCTGCGACGTGCTCGTGCGCCTTGGCGCCGGCGTCACGTGGGAGGGCAAGCCGGGCTGCCCGCCCTTCCTGCTCCAGGCCTGCGGGCTCGCGCCGTCGCTCGCCGACGGCGTGGTGCGCGTGGGCATGGAATCTTCCAGCCAGTACTTTTCCGGGCTGCTGCTCGCCGCGCCCATGTGCCCCTCGCCGCTCACGCTGGAGCTCGCCGGGCGCAAGGCCGTGTCCTGGCCCTATGTGGGCCTGACCCTCCAGTGCCTGACGGATTTCGGCATCCGCTTTCGCGTGTCCATGCGCGCGCGGCTCTCCGACCCGTGGGAATCCCTCACCGGCACGGCCTGGCGCAACCTGCGCGACGCCGCCCCGGGCTGCCTGCGCGTGACCGTGTGGCCAGGCGCCTACAGGCCGGGCGACTATGTGGTGGAAGGGGACTGGTCGGGCGCGTCCTACTTTCTCGCGGCCGGCGCCCTCGGCCCGCGCCCGGTGCGCGTGGAGGGCCTCAGGGCAGACTCGCTCCAGGGCGACCGCGCCATGCTCGCCATCCTCCAGAAAATGGGCGCGCGCGTGAAGGTGGAGCCGGACGCCGTCACCGTCTCCCCCACGGAGCTGCACGGCGTTGAGCTCGACATGGGCGCCTGCCCGGACCTCGTGCCCACGGTGGCCGTGCTCGCGGCCTTTGCCAAGGGCTCGACCCGGGTGCGCAACGTGGCGCACTTGCGCCTCAAGGAGTCCGACCGCATCGCCGCCCCTGCCGAGGAGCTCGCCAAGGCCGGCGTCACGGTGGACGCGCTCTCGGACGGCCTGCTCGTGAGCGGCATGGGCGGCCTCGCCGGGCATGTGCGCAACCGGCCCGACGCCCCCCGGCTGCGCGAGGGCGTCACGCTCTCGGCGCACAACGACCACCGCATGGCCATGTCGCTGGCGCTCCTCGGCCTGCGCGACCCCAAGCTCGATGTGCGCGCCCGCCTCGACGACCCCACGGTGGTGCGCAAGTCCTTCCCCGGGTTCTGGGAGCTCTGGAGCCGCCTTTCATGA
- the dinB gene encoding DNA polymerase IV: MILHLDMDAFFASVEQLDDPSLKGKPVIIGGDKRGVVSTASYEARRYGVHSAMPMATARRLCPRGVFIRGRHGRYSELSARIMEALRGFSPSVEPASIDEAYLDAGGLDRLFGPPEALARAVKAAVAEVTGGLTCSVGIAPVKFLAKICSEVNKPDGVFILAPQEADAFLLSLEVTRLPGVGRSMAASLAALGITHVAQLRGLPREFLERRYGKWGLVLHDRAHGIDPRPVTPGHEVKSEGAERTFARDVRDRDLLARALFAHAERVGARLRRHGLAGRTVTLKIKFADFRQITRSRTLGGRTDATRTIFETARGLLEEEPLGQPVRLIGLSVSGFEQGAEQLLLPGAARGSAPQRPGSLPAPEEEARRRRLDRALDTLRGRFGKDAVQRGGIHGADLSGETQDPPPGGPLQPGGTRRPD, translated from the coding sequence ATGATCCTGCACCTGGACATGGATGCGTTCTTCGCCTCCGTGGAACAACTGGACGACCCCAGCCTCAAGGGCAAGCCGGTCATCATCGGCGGGGACAAGCGCGGGGTGGTGTCCACGGCCTCCTATGAGGCGCGGCGCTATGGCGTGCACTCGGCCATGCCCATGGCCACGGCCCGGCGCCTCTGCCCGCGCGGCGTCTTCATCCGCGGGCGCCACGGCCGCTATTCCGAGCTTTCCGCGCGCATCATGGAGGCCCTGCGGGGCTTCTCCCCCTCTGTGGAGCCGGCCAGCATCGACGAGGCCTACCTTGACGCCGGCGGCCTCGACCGCCTTTTCGGGCCCCCGGAGGCGCTGGCGCGCGCGGTCAAGGCGGCCGTGGCCGAAGTGACCGGCGGCCTCACCTGCTCGGTGGGCATCGCGCCGGTGAAATTCCTTGCCAAGATCTGCTCCGAGGTCAACAAGCCGGACGGCGTCTTCATCCTCGCGCCCCAGGAGGCCGACGCCTTCCTGCTCTCGCTCGAGGTCACGCGGCTCCCCGGCGTGGGGCGGAGCATGGCCGCGAGCCTCGCGGCCCTCGGCATCACCCATGTGGCGCAATTGCGCGGCCTCCCCCGGGAGTTTCTCGAGCGGCGCTACGGCAAGTGGGGACTGGTGCTCCACGACCGCGCCCATGGCATCGACCCGCGGCCGGTGACGCCCGGGCACGAGGTCAAGAGCGAGGGCGCGGAGCGCACCTTCGCCCGCGATGTGCGCGACCGCGACCTGCTGGCCCGGGCGCTCTTCGCGCATGCCGAGCGCGTGGGCGCGCGCCTCAGGCGCCACGGCCTCGCCGGGCGCACCGTGACCCTCAAGATCAAGTTCGCGGATTTTCGCCAGATCACGCGCTCGCGCACCCTGGGCGGGCGCACGGACGCCACGCGCACCATTTTCGAGACCGCGCGCGGGCTCTTGGAAGAAGAACCCCTGGGCCAGCCCGTGCGGCTTATCGGGCTCTCGGTCTCCGGCTTCGAGCAGGGGGCCGAGCAATTGTTGCTCCCGGGCGCCGCGCGAGGTTCCGCCCCGCAACGCCCGGGGAGCCTGCCGGCCCCGGAGGAGGAAGCGCGCCGCCGGCGCCTTGACCGGGCGCTGGACACCCTGCGCGGGCGCTTCGGCAAGGACGCCGTGCAGCGCGGCGGCATCCACGGCGCCGACCTTTCCGGCGAGACCCAGGATCCGCCCCCGGGCGGCCCTCTTCAGCCCGGGGGCACGCGGCGCCCGGACTAA
- a CDS encoding 2-amino-3,7-dideoxy-D-threo-hept-6-ulosonate synthase, with translation MYLGKQVRMERIIDRTDGRTIIVPMDHGVTMGLVDGLIDMRETVNDMAKAGADAVLMHKGLVRCSHRSAGKDIGLIVHLSASTALSPNGNTKTLVGTVEEGLKHGADAVSVHINLGDVNERDMLRDMGAIAEACDNWHMPLLAMVYARGPQVKNSFDPANIAHCARVGVELGADIVKVSYTGDVDSFADVVANCCVPVVIAGGERMDSDRAVLQMVYDSLQAGGAGISMGRNVFQHPRRVELVRALRAIVHENATVDQALKILGE, from the coding sequence ATGTATCTCGGCAAACAGGTTCGCATGGAGCGCATCATCGACCGCACGGACGGCCGCACCATCATCGTGCCCATGGACCACGGCGTGACCATGGGCCTCGTGGACGGCCTCATCGACATGCGCGAGACCGTCAACGACATGGCCAAGGCCGGCGCGGACGCCGTGCTCATGCACAAGGGCCTCGTGCGCTGCTCGCACCGCAGCGCCGGCAAGGACATCGGCCTCATCGTGCACCTCTCCGCCTCCACCGCGCTCTCGCCCAACGGCAACACCAAGACCCTTGTGGGCACGGTGGAAGAGGGCCTGAAGCACGGCGCGGACGCGGTCTCCGTGCACATCAATTTGGGCGATGTCAACGAGCGCGACATGCTGCGCGACATGGGCGCCATCGCCGAAGCCTGCGACAACTGGCACATGCCGCTGCTCGCCATGGTCTACGCGCGCGGCCCGCAGGTGAAGAACAGCTTTGACCCGGCCAATATCGCCCATTGCGCGCGCGTGGGCGTGGAGCTCGGCGCGGACATCGTCAAGGTCTCCTACACGGGCGATGTGGACAGCTTCGCCGACGTGGTGGCCAACTGCTGCGTGCCCGTGGTCATCGCCGGCGGCGAGCGCATGGACTCCGACCGCGCCGTGCTCCAGATGGTGTATGACTCCCTGCAGGCGGGCGGGGCCGGCATCTCCATGGGCCGCAACGTCTTCCAGCATCCGCGCCGCGTGGAGCTCGTGCGGGCGCTGCGCGCCATCGTGCATGAAAACGCCACCGTGGACCAGGCCCTCAAGATCCTTGGGGAGTAG
- a CDS encoding 3-dehydroquinate synthase II family protein → MPRIYFRCVPYDKESLTLALESGVDGVIVPEAHAPQAATLSRCEVWNDEETPLMSLAAKADEEEALARLRAGERVVLASGWEIIPVENLLAQSDDVLVEAANLEQARLAAGILERGVAGIVVPVSAVSDIKAIVAQCKLSQGEETLVPARVTRVEPVGLGHRVCADTLSLLQRGQGMLVGNASAFTFLVHAETEHNEYVASRPFRVNAGAVHAYVRLPHDRTTYLGELRAGQEVLIVSADGSTGVATLGRVKIEVRPMLLIEAEVPGENGPVKGAVFLQNAETIRLVTPRGEPVSVVALEPGDEVLCRVDDAKGGAGRHFGMRVAEDIREV, encoded by the coding sequence ATGCCGCGCATCTATTTCCGTTGTGTGCCCTATGACAAGGAGAGCCTGACCCTGGCGCTCGAGTCGGGCGTGGATGGGGTCATCGTGCCGGAAGCGCATGCGCCCCAGGCCGCCACGCTCTCGCGCTGCGAGGTCTGGAACGACGAGGAGACCCCGCTTATGAGCCTCGCCGCCAAGGCGGACGAGGAGGAGGCGCTTGCCCGCCTGCGCGCCGGCGAGCGCGTGGTGCTGGCCTCCGGCTGGGAGATCATCCCGGTGGAGAACCTCCTCGCCCAGAGCGACGACGTGCTCGTCGAGGCCGCGAACCTCGAGCAGGCCAGGCTCGCCGCGGGCATCCTCGAGCGCGGCGTGGCCGGCATCGTGGTGCCGGTCTCGGCCGTATCCGACATCAAGGCCATCGTGGCGCAGTGCAAGCTCTCGCAGGGGGAGGAAACGCTCGTGCCGGCGCGCGTCACGCGCGTGGAGCCCGTGGGCCTCGGGCACCGCGTCTGCGCGGACACGCTCTCCCTGCTTCAGCGCGGGCAGGGCATGCTGGTGGGCAATGCCAGCGCCTTCACCTTCCTCGTGCACGCCGAGACCGAGCACAACGAATATGTGGCCTCCCGGCCCTTCCGCGTCAACGCGGGCGCGGTGCATGCCTATGTGCGCCTGCCGCATGACCGCACCACCTATTTGGGCGAGCTGCGCGCCGGCCAGGAAGTACTCATCGTTTCGGCGGACGGCTCCACGGGCGTGGCCACGCTCGGGCGCGTGAAGATCGAGGTGAGGCCCATGCTGCTCATCGAGGCCGAAGTGCCGGGAGAGAACGGGCCGGTCAAGGGCGCGGTCTTTCTCCAGAATGCCGAGACCATCCGCCTCGTGACGCCCAGGGGCGAGCCCGTGAGCGTGGTGGCGCTCGAGCCCGGGGACGAAGTGCTCTGCCGCGTGGACGACGCCAAGGGCGGGGCCGGCCGGCATTTCGGCATGCGCGTCGCCGAGGACATCAGGGAGGTCTGA
- a CDS encoding potassium channel family protein, translating to MTTETTGTTEPTQAAAAAAQTAAEAAQTAAAAAKTAAAEAAQVAAEGKEQVAAAKAVQATAADALKAATSGSKGPEPSGHRYPFWSKTLPHILNILTIVLSFGLIAFISFDTFKGVDYLENPLYMKYQYYVCIVFLLEYLYRFITSKHKLRFFIVSFPFLFIAIPYLNLIEQYNIAVSHELLSYICFIPIVRGIVALVMVVNYLSENLASTVFVSYIIVLVPFIYMSGLIFYVAEKAVNPAVENFWNALWWAGMNASTVGCYINPATPMGKVLSLILSLVGLIMFPLFTVYFGQMVTAYNNKLKEKPAR from the coding sequence ATGACGACCGAGACGACCGGGACGACTGAACCCACACAGGCCGCGGCAGCGGCGGCGCAGACAGCGGCGGAGGCCGCGCAGACGGCCGCGGCGGCGGCCAAGACGGCGGCCGCGGAAGCGGCGCAGGTGGCGGCGGAGGGCAAGGAGCAGGTGGCCGCGGCCAAGGCGGTACAGGCCACGGCGGCCGACGCCCTCAAGGCCGCCACCAGCGGCAGCAAAGGGCCGGAACCCTCGGGCCACAGGTATCCCTTCTGGTCGAAAACGCTGCCCCACATCCTCAATATCCTGACCATAGTGCTCTCTTTCGGGCTCATCGCCTTCATTTCCTTCGATACCTTCAAGGGCGTGGACTATCTGGAAAATCCGCTCTACATGAAGTACCAGTATTACGTCTGTATCGTCTTCCTGCTGGAATATCTCTACCGCTTCATCACCTCGAAGCACAAGCTGCGCTTCTTCATCGTCTCCTTCCCCTTTCTCTTCATCGCCATCCCGTACCTGAACCTCATCGAGCAGTATAACATCGCGGTGAGCCACGAGCTTTTGAGCTATATCTGCTTCATCCCCATCGTGCGCGGCATCGTGGCGCTCGTCATGGTCGTCAACTACCTGAGCGAAAACCTGGCCTCCACGGTGTTTGTGTCGTACATCATCGTGCTCGTGCCCTTCATCTACATGTCGGGCCTCATCTTCTATGTGGCCGAGAAGGCCGTGAACCCGGCTGTCGAGAACTTCTGGAACGCCCTGTGGTGGGCCGGCATGAACGCCTCCACCGTGGGCTGCTACATCAACCCGGCGACACCCATGGGCAAGGTGCTGAGCCTGATCCTCTCTCTCGTCGGCCTGATCATGTTCCCGCTGTTCACCGTGTATTTCGGGCAGATGGTCACGGCCTACAACAACAAGCTCAAGGAAAAGCCCGCCCGGTAG
- the pheA gene encoding prephenate dehydratase: MCAKTHEGADASARLGAIRGEIDAVDEELLRLFNRRAALSREVGRIKAEGRDLIFKPLRERDLLDSLAARNPGDLPEPHLRAIWREILSSSRALQRPQNVAYLGPEGTFSYFAGVEYLGHAASFHPCRDIAGVFEEVCSGACELGVVPLENSLQGTVGVSFDLFLKHDVVIEAELFSRISHCLLSNEPSLARVRTVYSHPQPLAQCGGWLRAHLPAAALVPVESTAAAAERAAREPGAAAIGNGKLADMLGLGVLARRIEDEPGNWTRFVIIAPRAASARAAIVPRPTPGGQSGADKTSLLFTVPDKAGALSTVLELLAANGINMRKLESRPLHGQLGKYVFFADVESDLDHPRHAELLKQLGHACASFRILGTYPTGPQLDRMSVDAGARDDEEGI, translated from the coding sequence ATGTGCGCGAAGACGCATGAGGGAGCGGACGCAAGCGCGCGCCTTGGCGCCATCCGCGGCGAGATCGACGCCGTGGACGAGGAGCTGCTTCGGCTCTTCAACCGGCGCGCGGCCCTGAGCCGCGAGGTGGGCCGCATCAAGGCCGAGGGGCGCGACCTCATCTTCAAGCCCCTGCGCGAGCGCGACCTTCTGGACTCGCTCGCCGCGCGCAACCCGGGCGACCTGCCCGAGCCGCACCTGCGGGCCATCTGGCGCGAGATACTGTCCTCCTCCAGGGCGCTCCAGCGGCCGCAGAACGTGGCCTACCTCGGGCCCGAGGGGACGTTCTCCTACTTCGCGGGCGTGGAATACCTCGGCCACGCGGCGAGCTTCCATCCCTGCCGGGACATTGCGGGCGTCTTTGAGGAGGTCTGCTCCGGCGCCTGCGAGCTCGGCGTGGTGCCGCTGGAAAATTCGCTTCAGGGCACGGTGGGTGTGAGCTTCGACCTCTTCCTCAAGCATGATGTGGTCATCGAGGCCGAGCTCTTCTCGCGCATCTCGCATTGCCTGCTCTCCAACGAGCCGAGCCTCGCAAGGGTGCGCACGGTGTATTCGCACCCGCAGCCGCTGGCCCAGTGCGGCGGCTGGCTCCGCGCGCATTTGCCGGCCGCGGCGCTCGTGCCCGTGGAGTCCACGGCGGCGGCGGCCGAGCGGGCCGCCCGGGAGCCCGGCGCGGCCGCCATCGGCAACGGCAAGCTCGCCGACATGCTGGGCCTTGGCGTGCTCGCCAGGCGCATCGAGGACGAGCCCGGCAACTGGACGCGCTTTGTGATCATCGCCCCGCGCGCGGCCTCGGCCCGGGCGGCCATCGTGCCCCGGCCCACGCCCGGGGGCCAGTCGGGCGCGGACAAGACCTCGCTGCTCTTCACCGTGCCGGACAAGGCCGGCGCGCTCTCCACCGTGCTCGAGCTTTTGGCGGCCAACGGCATCAATATGCGCAAGCTCGAGTCGCGGCCGCTCCACGGGCAGCTCGGCAAGTATGTCTTTTTCGCCGACGTGGAGAGCGACCTCGACCATCCGCGCCATGCGGAGCTTTTGAAGCAGCTCGGCCACGCCTGCGCCAGCTTCCGCATCCTCGGTACCTATCCAACCGGGCCCCAGCTCGACCGCATGAGCGTCGATGCCGGCGCCCGCGACGACGAAGAAGGTATCTGA